A portion of the Coraliomargarita parva genome contains these proteins:
- a CDS encoding substrate-binding domain-containing protein, producing MSRKQLKFEQVEKEIRQLTRTLPIGSKIPPERHLAVSYDCNFLTVRKALKTLVDEGIITRKIGSGTFIAKHPKATPVEVIKPPKQNHNQIGVMVYRNGNAYAYKVLQSLAHSGMEMGLDLRPTWVKGYGDETLKQVQSMANEGCVALVLPWFPHDMAEEIRQFVDKCPIPVSIPLLISGLEANYFGDPEQFGKNLLRPTLALCGYLHTLGHSKIAFLGPTTPEDPILQRMLTAYSYFTSEKDMPNLSALVKHGSGQMDKFANKLKEYAGDLGVLCYDDEHALRFMTAMHKIGLRAPKDYSIIGHNDTEAGRFSDPPLTTISQDFENISNGLLRNAIALTRNSSDHSESTLKLKLIVRGTCGGRGKITDEFHTKFPAISFVEDSAD from the coding sequence ATGAGCCGCAAACAACTCAAATTCGAACAAGTCGAAAAAGAGATTCGACAACTGACACGCACCCTGCCGATCGGCTCGAAGATTCCACCAGAACGCCACCTGGCCGTTTCCTACGACTGCAACTTCCTGACCGTTCGCAAGGCGCTGAAGACGCTCGTGGACGAGGGCATCATCACCCGCAAGATCGGAAGCGGCACCTTTATCGCCAAACACCCGAAGGCTACGCCTGTGGAGGTGATCAAGCCTCCTAAGCAGAACCACAACCAAATTGGGGTGATGGTTTACCGCAACGGCAATGCTTACGCTTACAAGGTCTTACAGAGCCTGGCCCACTCGGGCATGGAAATGGGCCTCGATCTGCGCCCCACCTGGGTAAAGGGGTATGGAGACGAAACCCTGAAGCAAGTGCAGTCCATGGCCAATGAAGGTTGCGTCGCACTCGTCCTCCCTTGGTTCCCCCATGACATGGCCGAAGAGATCAGGCAGTTCGTGGACAAGTGCCCGATCCCCGTCAGTATTCCCCTGCTCATCTCCGGATTGGAAGCCAACTACTTCGGAGACCCCGAGCAATTCGGGAAAAACCTGCTCCGCCCCACCCTAGCACTTTGCGGCTACCTCCATACTTTAGGGCATAGCAAAATCGCATTTTTAGGTCCAACGACACCGGAGGACCCGATTCTTCAGCGCATGCTCACGGCCTATTCTTATTTCACCTCGGAAAAAGACATGCCAAACCTCTCCGCCCTGGTAAAGCATGGGAGTGGGCAGATGGACAAATTCGCCAACAAGTTGAAAGAATATGCCGGCGATCTCGGCGTGCTTTGCTACGACGATGAACACGCGTTACGCTTCATGACCGCCATGCACAAAATAGGGCTGCGCGCACCGAAAGACTACAGCATCATTGGCCACAACGATACCGAGGCCGGCCGCTTCAGCGACCCTCCGCTGACTACAATCAGCCAGGACTTCGAAAACATCAGTAACGGCTTGCTTCGCAATGCCATTGCCTTGACCCGGAACTCCAGCGACCACTCGGAATCCACCCTGAAGCTGAAGCTCATCGTTCGCGGAACCTGCGGCGGTCGAGGCAAGATAACCGATGAATTTCACACAAAGTTCCCGGCCATCAGCTTTGTCGAAGACAGTGCAGACTAG
- a CDS encoding GH92 family glycosyl hydrolase yields MISKVNPLQGTDSAHDFSTGNTLPIVARPWGMHHWSLQSGRTPWVFNCRHKRLQGIRLTHQPSPWMQDYACMTILPFSGRAYDSAERQASSYRLKDAVIQPNYLEATLLRYGVRFKMSPTERGAIFIFEFSGDDAPKVGFYFDGTHDLQAVGDFGVSGYSGYSKEPVPEGYGLSFIGEFSEKPVRVVRCGWGGYAEFAAGTRRVELRFSGSFIDTDQARLAMDRELGGRSFEDIEATGAAIWNELLGRIEIEDESERQERIFYSCLYRCLLFPRFLDELDASGETYHRSPYDGKVRSGSLCADSGFWDVYRTLYPLLVLVYPEVLRRMLDGWLSACRESGWAPKWPSPGPRLCMIGTHFDVFVADVVAKGITDWDVEAAFEYLWKNASRESDDPHFGREGLKDFSDLGYVAADRHDHAAACTLDYAYNDFCVAQVARFLGKTEEADMLLRRARNYRNVFDPAVGFMRGRNADGTWLEPFREFEWGGAFIEGSTWQHTLNVPHDPEGLAELLGGPEALCQKLDTMLSIEPRFEAGSYDFEIHEASEMAAADFGQYAHSNQPVHGFLFLYALMGQPEKTVEWVHRVCKELYSPDKFPGDEDNGEMSAWYIWACLGLFPQCPGKAEYVCFEPLLKKLKIHLPDGPPLLLGRVHHSDTLRISHDELLQRSVVGSGV; encoded by the coding sequence ATGATTTCCAAGGTTAATCCGCTTCAGGGCACCGATTCAGCCCACGATTTTTCCACCGGCAATACATTGCCCATCGTTGCTCGTCCCTGGGGGATGCACCACTGGTCCCTACAGTCCGGGCGCACGCCCTGGGTCTTCAATTGCCGGCATAAGCGTCTTCAGGGCATCCGGTTGACGCATCAGCCGAGCCCATGGATGCAGGACTATGCCTGCATGACGATCCTTCCCTTCAGCGGTCGTGCTTATGATAGCGCCGAAAGGCAAGCGTCATCATACCGTCTGAAAGATGCAGTGATCCAGCCGAATTATCTGGAGGCGACTTTGTTGCGCTACGGCGTCCGTTTCAAGATGTCGCCGACGGAGCGAGGCGCGATCTTTATTTTTGAATTCAGCGGGGATGATGCCCCGAAGGTTGGATTTTATTTCGATGGTACGCATGATTTGCAGGCTGTCGGAGATTTCGGTGTTTCCGGCTACAGTGGTTATAGCAAGGAGCCTGTTCCGGAGGGATACGGCTTGTCCTTTATCGGTGAATTTTCCGAAAAGCCGGTTCGTGTTGTAAGGTGCGGGTGGGGTGGCTATGCGGAATTCGCAGCGGGAACGCGTCGTGTCGAACTGCGTTTTTCCGGTTCCTTCATTGATACCGACCAAGCTCGCCTCGCCATGGATCGTGAGCTCGGCGGTCGTTCCTTTGAGGATATCGAAGCAACCGGGGCAGCGATCTGGAATGAGCTTCTCGGGCGCATCGAGATTGAGGATGAATCCGAGAGGCAGGAGCGTATTTTCTATTCCTGTCTGTACCGTTGCCTCTTGTTTCCTCGCTTTCTCGATGAATTAGATGCTTCCGGAGAAACGTATCACCGGAGTCCTTATGATGGTAAAGTCCGTTCAGGCAGTTTGTGTGCAGACAGTGGTTTCTGGGACGTCTACCGGACACTCTACCCGCTGTTGGTCCTTGTCTATCCGGAGGTGTTGCGACGCATGTTGGATGGCTGGTTGAGTGCTTGCCGGGAGTCCGGATGGGCGCCGAAGTGGCCGAGCCCGGGCCCGCGTCTCTGCATGATCGGCACGCATTTCGATGTCTTTGTGGCTGATGTGGTGGCCAAGGGCATTACTGACTGGGATGTGGAAGCCGCATTCGAATATCTTTGGAAAAATGCATCCAGGGAATCGGATGATCCGCATTTCGGGCGGGAAGGCCTGAAGGACTTTTCCGACTTGGGGTATGTTGCTGCCGATCGTCATGACCATGCTGCGGCTTGCACGTTGGATTATGCCTACAATGATTTTTGTGTGGCCCAGGTCGCACGTTTCCTCGGGAAAACGGAGGAGGCGGACATGTTGCTGAGACGTGCTCGGAATTACCGTAATGTATTCGATCCCGCGGTGGGCTTCATGCGTGGTCGGAATGCCGATGGGACCTGGCTGGAACCGTTTCGTGAATTTGAATGGGGCGGCGCTTTCATCGAAGGCAGCACTTGGCAACATACCTTGAACGTGCCGCATGACCCGGAAGGCCTCGCCGAACTCCTCGGAGGTCCCGAGGCTTTGTGCCAAAAGCTCGACACGATGCTCTCCATCGAACCGCGCTTCGAGGCCGGTAGCTATGACTTCGAGATCCACGAGGCTTCGGAGATGGCTGCGGCCGATTTCGGGCAGTATGCGCATTCCAACCAACCGGTGCATGGCTTTCTCTTCCTCTACGCTTTAATGGGGCAGCCTGAAAAGACAGTCGAATGGGTACATCGTGTCTGTAAAGAGCTTTACAGTCCGGATAAGTTTCCAGGAGATGAGGATAACGGCGAAATGTCGGCGTGGTATATCTGGGCATGTCTGGGGCTCTTTCCGCAATGCCCGGGGAAGGCCGAGTATGTCTGCTTCGAGCCGCTTCTGAAAAAGCTTAAAATACACCTGCCGGACGGCCCGCCTCTTTTACTCGGACGAGTCCATCATTCGGATACGCTGCGCATTAGCCATGATGAACTGCTGCAACGTTCCGTCGTCGGATCGGGCGTCTGA
- a CDS encoding glycoside hydrolase family 130 protein gives MNTKPLLQRRSNNPILQDSDIPWDCMSVFNAGISKWNGQYVMLFRTDSGPKDAPIPALTRIGLAHSKDGYTWEIEKEPVFDRDKIRVWLKDQYEERFGSEEIVRVYDPRITVIDGEAYFCFAFDTEHGVRGGIAKTTDQNLRSWELLHLSLPENRNMVLFPERVNGKLVRLDRPFPLYFNGGKESFDIWMSNSSNGTEWGDHRLLLASEEVPFANAKIGPGAPPIKTERGWLTTFHAVEINNEKPLNAWSPHPWTKEYIAGLMLLDLENPAKVIGMCREPLLRAETEYELDGFRGGVIFPGGFLLEDDGTVKMYYGAADTVVGLAEGKLEDLLNAIELF, from the coding sequence ATGAACACAAAGCCACTGCTTCAACGCCGCAGCAATAACCCGATCCTGCAGGACTCAGACATCCCCTGGGACTGCATGTCCGTCTTCAATGCCGGCATCTCTAAATGGAACGGACAATATGTAATGCTCTTTCGAACCGACTCAGGACCGAAAGACGCACCAATCCCGGCGCTCACACGTATCGGACTCGCCCACAGCAAGGACGGCTATACTTGGGAAATCGAAAAAGAACCGGTATTCGACCGCGATAAGATCCGCGTGTGGCTGAAAGACCAATACGAGGAACGCTTCGGTAGCGAAGAAATCGTCCGCGTCTATGATCCCCGCATCACGGTGATCGACGGGGAAGCTTACTTCTGCTTCGCCTTCGATACGGAGCACGGCGTGCGTGGTGGAATCGCAAAGACTACAGACCAAAATCTCCGGTCATGGGAGCTGCTCCATCTCTCATTACCCGAAAACCGGAATATGGTGCTCTTTCCGGAACGTGTAAACGGTAAGCTCGTTCGACTGGACCGCCCCTTTCCACTCTACTTCAACGGAGGAAAAGAGTCCTTTGATATTTGGATGAGCAACTCCTCCAACGGCACTGAATGGGGCGACCACCGTTTGCTCCTTGCTTCCGAAGAGGTGCCCTTTGCCAATGCAAAGATCGGCCCGGGAGCACCGCCAATTAAAACCGAAAGGGGCTGGCTCACAACTTTTCATGCAGTTGAAATCAACAATGAAAAACCACTCAATGCCTGGAGCCCGCATCCGTGGACCAAGGAGTACATCGCCGGCCTCATGTTGCTTGATCTTGAGAATCCAGCCAAAGTTATCGGCATGTGCCGGGAACCGCTGCTACGCGCCGAAACCGAATACGAACTGGATGGTTTCCGTGGGGGAGTCATTTTCCCGGGAGGCTTCCTCCTTGAAGACGACGGCACCGTAAAAATGTATTACGGTGCCGCAGATACCGTCGTCGGCCTGGCCGAAGGCAAGTTGGAAGACCTCCTGAATGCGATCGAACTCTTTTAA
- a CDS encoding glycoside hydrolase family 5 protein, which produces MNAPTKILLLSGSMFSFFHSTLPAQVLTLHETEFVELNGDFETDSDTDDWPDGWPHPEGASIEEEEGNHFLRLSYRKPDELIGLTRTVEVPSNHHAYFFSCRVRYSNIKMGTEQWHDGRVIFNFRDADGKRVSSPPPPYFKRTSKGWISKHTEFPVPENAVSLDIMLALFKVQSGVLDFDDIYLVPIPAEPVIQRIETREAERLADQERRAALVKPRIEAPAPEAMPPALKVVGNQIVDANGNAVWLHGLSVPSLEWVSNGEHIFESIRTAVTQWHAKVIRLPVNLVFWIGKGPYQKDGGAAYRQHIEDAANLCASLGVHMILDLHQSGLPVDQHYSFWEEAATRLKNHPAVLFELFNTPTFSDWSVWQEDMQKMLDVVRATGAENMVLVDGMTPGQLLAAVRNGSALEDPSGHGVAYSFHLYPENEGEKQDIGKLAETHSIFITELGAWKADSPNAPNNQEWAASIFPWLQAQEIHWAAWCFHPLATPRMLENWDYTPTANWGVYVQDALGDTDDR; this is translated from the coding sequence ATGAATGCACCGACAAAAATCTTATTGCTGAGTGGCTCCATGTTCTCGTTCTTTCACTCAACACTGCCGGCCCAGGTGCTGACATTGCACGAAACCGAATTCGTCGAGCTCAATGGGGATTTTGAAACCGACAGCGATACGGATGACTGGCCCGATGGTTGGCCTCACCCCGAAGGCGCAAGTATTGAAGAGGAAGAAGGCAACCACTTCCTGCGCCTAAGCTACCGCAAGCCCGATGAACTGATCGGGCTGACACGCACAGTTGAAGTGCCTTCGAACCATCACGCTTATTTTTTCAGCTGCCGCGTTCGATACTCGAACATAAAAATGGGAACCGAACAGTGGCACGACGGCAGAGTCATCTTTAATTTCCGTGATGCGGATGGAAAACGTGTATCCAGCCCACCCCCGCCTTATTTCAAGCGGACATCGAAGGGTTGGATATCAAAGCACACGGAGTTTCCCGTCCCGGAAAACGCCGTTTCCCTGGATATCATGCTGGCACTCTTCAAGGTCCAATCGGGAGTCCTCGACTTCGACGACATCTACCTCGTCCCCATTCCGGCCGAACCCGTCATTCAGCGCATCGAAACCCGGGAAGCCGAACGTCTGGCCGATCAAGAGCGCCGGGCGGCACTGGTCAAACCCCGGATTGAAGCGCCCGCTCCGGAAGCGATGCCTCCTGCGTTGAAAGTCGTCGGCAATCAAATAGTCGATGCCAACGGAAATGCCGTTTGGCTACATGGACTCTCCGTTCCCAGCCTGGAATGGGTCTCGAATGGCGAGCATATATTTGAGTCGATCCGAACAGCCGTCACTCAATGGCATGCCAAGGTAATACGCCTCCCTGTCAACCTGGTGTTCTGGATCGGCAAAGGCCCGTACCAAAAGGACGGAGGTGCCGCCTACCGTCAACACATTGAGGATGCCGCCAACCTGTGTGCAAGCCTCGGAGTCCATATGATACTGGACCTGCATCAAAGCGGTCTTCCCGTTGACCAGCATTACAGTTTCTGGGAAGAGGCCGCCACGCGACTCAAGAACCATCCGGCCGTGCTCTTTGAACTGTTCAATACTCCGACCTTTTCCGATTGGAGCGTCTGGCAAGAGGATATGCAAAAAATGCTGGATGTGGTTCGTGCCACCGGTGCCGAAAACATGGTGCTCGTCGACGGGATGACGCCCGGCCAGCTACTCGCCGCCGTCCGGAACGGCTCTGCGCTCGAAGATCCCAGTGGTCATGGAGTTGCCTATTCCTTTCACCTCTACCCGGAAAACGAAGGTGAAAAGCAGGACATCGGCAAACTGGCGGAAACACACTCGATCTTCATTACGGAATTGGGAGCATGGAAAGCAGACTCCCCCAACGCGCCAAACAATCAAGAATGGGCGGCCAGTATTTTCCCGTGGTTGCAAGCCCAAGAAATCCACTGGGCCGCATGGTGTTTCCACCCGCTGGCCACGCCCCGCATGCTTGAGAATTGGGACTACACCCCGACAGCCAACTGGGGTGTATACGTGCAGGACGCACTCGGCGATACAGACGACCGGTGA
- a CDS encoding PEP-CTERM sorting domain-containing protein, whose product MKTKYLLHLMCASLALTASAEVQTLITEDFGGVFADDLNGSTADVFSSDITTAGGSSTWSASTEFQQDGTVDNWGSHGSAFLSLGSYVNALKGDASAIFTLKLDVTLVDGGNGITSSDFISLGFYEPGIATGDAFYSQNEGVGTVVFREGGGSTNNDFFGSNGATTGVNVGDFSGVNVTHTLALVLDLTTHNGVSDFGSISLYVDGVLQTYNGGADTSISFLADEDFAYLGFSNANNGGGIVDNFGFYLGDAVTVPEPGTYALIAGALGLVFVALRRRAV is encoded by the coding sequence ATGAAAACAAAATACCTCCTTCACCTCATGTGTGCTTCTTTGGCTTTGACTGCTTCGGCGGAAGTCCAGACTCTGATAACTGAAGATTTCGGTGGCGTATTTGCGGACGACCTGAACGGTTCCACCGCAGATGTTTTTTCCTCTGATATTACAACTGCTGGAGGGAGCTCGACTTGGTCGGCCAGCACAGAGTTTCAACAGGATGGAACGGTCGACAATTGGGGAAGTCATGGGTCGGCCTTTTTATCTCTGGGGTCATATGTGAACGCCCTTAAAGGGGATGCGTCTGCCATTTTTACTCTGAAGCTGGATGTGACGCTTGTGGATGGTGGAAATGGTATCACGTCGAGTGACTTTATCAGTTTGGGTTTTTACGAGCCCGGTATTGCGACCGGAGATGCTTTCTATTCTCAAAACGAAGGCGTGGGCACTGTCGTATTTCGTGAGGGTGGAGGTAGCACAAATAATGACTTTTTCGGTTCGAATGGTGCGACGACAGGTGTGAATGTCGGCGATTTCAGCGGAGTGAATGTCACGCATACCCTCGCCTTGGTTCTGGACTTAACCACACACAACGGGGTTTCCGATTTCGGGAGTATTTCATTGTATGTTGATGGTGTTCTCCAAACTTATAATGGTGGTGCTGATACTTCGATTAGTTTTCTCGCGGATGAGGATTTCGCCTATCTGGGATTTTCTAATGCCAACAACGGTGGTGGAATTGTAGATAATTTCGGGTTCTACCTGGGAGATGCCGTAACTGTTCCGGAGCCCGGAACTTACGCGTTGATTGCCGGTGCGCTCGGTTTGGTCTTTGTTGCTTTGCGCCGTCGGGCAGTATAG
- a CDS encoding DUF445 domain-containing protein, producing METTVLFILTPFITASIGWFTNWVAIKMLFYPRKPLRILFWKWQGLIPRRQKEMAVEAAEIIEREILQQHMILHEIRRIELGPYLDDAAHKLVWERIGPQLKAIPLLGSFVNDGILAKFEVMAKSAMQDEAGPLMEKVATQFEASVDLKQMIEDNIAAFDLDRLESIVNQVAKREFRTIERLGAVLGFIIGCVQMLIFWATGTITF from the coding sequence GTGGAAACAACCGTCCTTTTCATTCTCACGCCATTCATCACCGCCAGCATCGGCTGGTTTACCAACTGGGTTGCCATCAAGATGCTCTTCTACCCGCGCAAGCCCCTCCGTATCCTCTTCTGGAAGTGGCAAGGCCTGATCCCGCGCCGGCAGAAGGAAATGGCGGTCGAGGCCGCGGAAATCATAGAGCGTGAAATCCTGCAACAACACATGATCCTGCATGAGATCCGCCGTATCGAACTGGGCCCCTACCTCGACGATGCCGCCCATAAGCTCGTATGGGAGCGCATCGGTCCGCAATTGAAAGCGATCCCGCTGCTGGGCAGCTTTGTCAATGACGGGATACTCGCAAAGTTTGAAGTCATGGCCAAGAGCGCGATGCAGGATGAGGCCGGCCCGCTCATGGAAAAAGTGGCCACACAGTTTGAAGCCTCGGTCGACCTGAAACAGATGATCGAGGACAACATCGCGGCCTTCGACCTCGACCGCCTGGAATCCATCGTCAACCAGGTCGCCAAGCGCGAGTTCCGGACCATCGAGCGTCTCGGCGCGGTCCTGGGCTTCATCATAGGTTGCGTCCAAATGCTGATCTTCTGGGCGACCGGCACCATTACCTTCTAA
- a CDS encoding DUF1570 domain-containing protein — MSRIIAVIFLLSCLNLLSADEHKDHTGSRLSDRRQAVRIHAIAPAHLYLTEHFQFTSDVPLPNALAQHYAQTFEGTYKTLSELLPGISETKKSYRTDFYSDKKQFLEAGGIEGTAGLFLPSQNRIIINLPSGSRRNIESGHINGLLENPVLIHELTHQLLHAELGKLPPWLVEGLAVYMESIPFQNGRFQMDRIDFKTSQPLRKQTENFVHSVRLKTLLTMEAPQWNQDFDYNPHGVNRNYLTAYLLTYFLIHLDRSNSGNSLADFLGTLSQNRTLTHRLDLILRGRSPAELERAMIQAYQLAGFQIDPLGGFNLNTGKAI, encoded by the coding sequence ATGTCACGGATCATTGCAGTCATTTTCCTTCTTTCATGTCTGAACCTCCTCTCGGCAGACGAACACAAGGACCACACCGGCAGCCGCCTCAGTGACCGGCGGCAGGCGGTCCGCATCCATGCCATCGCGCCCGCACACCTGTACCTCACGGAGCACTTCCAATTCACCTCCGATGTCCCCTTGCCAAACGCTTTGGCACAGCACTACGCGCAAACCTTTGAAGGGACCTACAAGACCTTAAGCGAACTGCTCCCGGGAATCTCTGAAACCAAGAAATCCTACCGGACCGACTTTTATTCGGACAAGAAGCAGTTTCTCGAAGCCGGCGGCATTGAAGGAACGGCGGGACTCTTCCTGCCGTCACAGAACCGGATCATTATTAATCTGCCTAGCGGGAGCCGCCGTAATATTGAATCCGGACACATCAATGGCTTGCTTGAGAATCCGGTCCTTATCCATGAATTGACCCATCAGTTACTGCATGCGGAATTGGGCAAACTCCCCCCTTGGTTGGTTGAAGGCCTCGCCGTCTATATGGAATCGATCCCCTTTCAAAACGGGCGTTTTCAAATGGATCGAATCGACTTCAAAACTTCACAGCCCCTACGCAAACAGACCGAAAACTTCGTACACTCGGTGCGTCTGAAGACGCTCTTGACGATGGAAGCCCCACAATGGAATCAAGATTTCGACTACAACCCTCATGGCGTAAATCGCAACTATCTGACGGCATATCTTTTGACCTATTTCTTGATTCATCTGGATCGGTCCAATTCCGGAAATAGTTTGGCCGACTTTTTGGGCACTTTGAGCCAAAATCGCACGCTCACACACCGGCTGGATTTGATCCTGCGCGGTCGCAGCCCCGCGGAATTGGAGCGTGCCATGATACAGGCCTACCAGCTGGCGGGTTTTCAAATCGATCCGCTGGGAGGCTTTAACCTCAATACCGGCAAGGCCATCTAG
- a CDS encoding RluA family pseudouridine synthase, with the protein MKDPFSEEAPLVDLDDLPDWILRDDEELLVFNKPGWLVCHPSKNGPLSSLVGAVREYTGADKLHLVARLDRETSGLVVFAKRPAFARKYQMAIQNRIVKKAYLAILEGELSEPVRVDQNIARRKVGPVHVKNEVSYIRGSQTAVTEFVPLAHGGGYTLCRVEPETGRKHQIRVHAEWLGHRIAADKIYGPDETLYLEFIEHGWTERLAAALPLKRQALHCYEYTFEFPGAPVVLTAPLLEDMSLFCREQMGLDSLPL; encoded by the coding sequence ATGAAGGACCCTTTTAGTGAAGAAGCGCCTCTGGTGGATCTGGACGATCTGCCGGATTGGATATTACGCGATGACGAGGAGCTGCTGGTTTTCAATAAGCCGGGGTGGCTGGTCTGTCATCCGTCGAAGAACGGCCCGCTTTCGAGCCTGGTGGGGGCGGTCCGGGAATATACCGGTGCGGACAAGCTGCACTTGGTGGCACGACTCGACCGTGAAACCAGTGGTTTGGTGGTATTTGCAAAGCGTCCTGCCTTTGCCCGCAAATACCAGATGGCGATCCAGAACCGGATCGTGAAGAAAGCCTATCTCGCCATCCTGGAGGGGGAGCTGTCTGAACCCGTACGCGTGGACCAGAACATCGCACGGCGCAAGGTCGGCCCGGTCCATGTGAAAAACGAGGTCAGTTACATCCGTGGCTCACAGACCGCCGTGACGGAGTTCGTGCCTTTGGCACATGGCGGCGGCTACACCCTCTGCCGGGTGGAGCCGGAGACCGGGCGCAAGCATCAGATCCGGGTGCATGCCGAGTGGTTGGGGCATCGAATTGCCGCCGACAAGATCTATGGTCCGGATGAAACGCTCTACCTGGAGTTCATCGAGCACGGATGGACGGAGCGCCTGGCTGCGGCCTTGCCGCTCAAACGGCAGGCCTTGCATTGCTACGAATATACTTTCGAATTTCCCGGCGCACCCGTGGTTCTGACAGCGCCGCTGCTTGAGGACATGTCGTTGTTCTGCCGCGAGCAGATGGGGCTGGATTCCCTGCCTCTATAG
- a CDS encoding SDR family NAD(P)-dependent oxidoreductase yields MLFHSCIPFLFLVHIDEAGMTPSLCIGAQKMPTPSEYISHTSVMVITGGSSGIGRSIIKASLRLKPNLTICNLSRSKPDVFLGENGHHLPTDLTSPSALESSANRVLQLVRQAPSGELILVNNSGFGDYGPMGDLDASKQLKMIDLNVRSLVDLTARLMPALQARGGVVVNLASTAAFQPTPYMSTYGASKAFVLHWSLALNEDFRGTNLRALAVCPGPTRSNFFKAAGFETPPMQGGVNGWLDMSADEVAALTWRAIASGKSVVVTGWKNRLIALVGGKLPKVFTARMGRRILGKLRLEQHRAGAAKS; encoded by the coding sequence ATGCTGTTTCATAGTTGTATTCCTTTTCTGTTCTTGGTTCACATTGACGAAGCCGGAATGACTCCGTCGCTTTGTATCGGTGCACAAAAAATGCCAACCCCTTCAGAATACATCTCACATACGTCTGTAATGGTCATTACAGGTGGTTCTTCGGGAATTGGCCGCTCCATTATCAAAGCAAGTTTGAGGTTAAAGCCGAACCTGACCATATGCAACCTTTCTCGGTCGAAACCGGACGTTTTTTTGGGCGAAAATGGCCATCATTTGCCGACTGATTTGACAAGTCCTTCAGCACTAGAATCTTCGGCGAATCGGGTGCTGCAACTGGTCCGTCAGGCACCTTCCGGAGAGCTGATTTTGGTCAATAACAGCGGATTCGGGGATTATGGCCCGATGGGGGATCTGGACGCTTCCAAGCAATTGAAGATGATCGACTTAAATGTTCGTTCGCTGGTCGATCTGACGGCCCGCCTGATGCCGGCCCTGCAAGCCCGCGGTGGCGTGGTGGTGAATCTTGCGTCGACGGCGGCCTTTCAGCCCACGCCCTACATGTCGACCTATGGGGCAAGCAAGGCATTTGTGCTCCATTGGAGCCTGGCTCTGAACGAGGATTTTCGCGGGACGAACTTGCGGGCCCTGGCGGTTTGTCCGGGGCCGACCCGGTCCAATTTTTTCAAGGCGGCCGGTTTCGAGACACCGCCGATGCAGGGCGGAGTCAACGGCTGGCTGGACATGAGCGCCGACGAGGTGGCCGCTTTGACTTGGCGGGCGATCGCTTCGGGGAAGTCGGTCGTCGTGACGGGCTGGAAGAACCGCTTGATCGCACTCGTCGGCGGCAAGTTACCCAAGGTATTTACGGCCCGGATGGGACGACGCATTCTCGGCAAGCTAAGGCTGGAGCAACACCGTGCCGGGGCGGCAAAATCATAA
- the hpf gene encoding ribosome hibernation-promoting factor, HPF/YfiA family, whose translation MKQHDVIISGLNMTLTDSMKHMVQQKAEKLFEHEERIIRMRVELEYDSHQTSHQREFIAKGHLEVRGNDHVASAATDDLYKSIDLMVQKLDRMLRRRSRLHKVKRKDTHVIDIPAEIPKAS comes from the coding sequence ATGAAACAGCATGACGTCATCATCAGCGGATTGAACATGACCCTTACCGACTCGATGAAGCACATGGTTCAGCAAAAAGCAGAGAAACTATTCGAACATGAGGAGCGCATCATCCGAATGCGCGTAGAACTTGAATACGATAGCCACCAGACGTCACACCAACGGGAATTTATTGCCAAGGGGCACCTGGAGGTACGCGGCAACGATCACGTCGCATCCGCGGCCACCGACGACCTCTATAAATCCATCGACCTGATGGTCCAGAAACTTGACCGGATGCTGCGCCGCCGCTCCCGCCTGCACAAGGTGAAGCGGAAGGACACTCATGTGATCGACATCCCGGCCGAGATCCCCAAGGCCAGCTAA
- a CDS encoding SlyX family protein, producing the protein MDLRQSCAGNMSDEESIYELQRRITHLEQHIAEQDSEIYRLSKRVDDLAKAYELQRLKMDALASQTGGDMPANEKPPHY; encoded by the coding sequence ATGGATCTGCGCCAAAGCTGTGCAGGTAATATGAGCGACGAGGAGAGCATCTACGAACTACAGCGCAGGATCACGCACTTGGAGCAGCACATCGCCGAGCAGGATAGTGAGATCTATCGCTTGTCGAAGCGTGTCGATGATCTGGCCAAGGCGTATGAGTTGCAGCGCTTGAAAATGGATGCCCTGGCTTCCCAGACGGGTGGCGACATGCCGGCGAACGAAAAGCCGCCGCATTATTAG